In Drosophila subpulchrella strain 33 F10 #4 breed RU33 chromosome 3R, RU_Dsub_v1.1 Primary Assembly, whole genome shotgun sequence, the following are encoded in one genomic region:
- the LOC119550003 gene encoding 23 kDa integral membrane protein-like has translation MDCGTSLVKYILFIFNAIVLVISIVCVFFCTVILKTIGELDGNGEAVFPVFLLILCSIAIFISILGCYGACQKSIFITRSYAVILLIQIILQLTLFVLMSTNKEQVEQFVGDAIDYAWKSSHKEGGTFDTIQKWFYCCGRDSPNDYNEVGHTKPSSCYNGTHAESSLYNGCRGQIIKYMYLATDKFVVISVISLQLIFFIFSCCFANNMGIYKRQKASPVLSTSCRTDEFVFTLK, from the coding sequence ATGGACTGCGGAACATCTCTAGTCAAGTATATCCTTTTCATTTTCAACGCCATTGTTTTGGTAATCAGCATTGTGTGCGTCTTTTTCTGCACGGTGATCCTGAAAACCATCGGAGAACTGGATGGTAACGGAGAGGCAGTCTTCCCTGTTTTTCTGCTGATCCTATGCTCGATTGCGATCTTCATCTCGATCCTGGGATGCTATGGTGCCTGTCAAAAGTCCATCTTTATTACCCGAAGCTATGCTGTCATCTTGCTGATCCAGATAATCCTGCAACTGACACTTTTCGTCCTGATGTCCACCAATAAGGAGCAGGTAGAGCAGTTCGTGGGTGATGCCATCGATTATGCTTGGAAATCGAGCCATAAAGAGGGAGGCACCTTCGATACCATCCAGAAATGGTTTTACTGCTGCGGTCGTGATTCTCCCAACGATTATAATGAAGTAGGCCACACCAAACCCTCAAGCTGCTACAATGGTACCCATGCTGAATCCAGTTTATACAACGGATGCCGTGGCCAAATAATCAAATACATGTATCTTGCAACTGACAAGTTCGTGGTTATCAGTGTGATTAGTCTTCAACTGATCTTCTTCATATTTTCCTGTTGCTTTGCTAACAACATGGGAATCTACAAACGCCAGAAAGCATCGCCGGTTTTATCCACATCATGCAGAACTGACGAATTTGTTTTCACAttaaaatga